In Athalia rosae chromosome 6, iyAthRosa1.1, whole genome shotgun sequence, one DNA window encodes the following:
- the LOC105688855 gene encoding transient receptor potential cation channel trpm isoform X2, protein MAIGNVICGANTPKVKRKKTTARSWIEATFQKRECAKFIPSPRDEHRLKEVEGDKDAQYDVITTSRCCCGHSFTFHCGTGADVQTCSTATSGEQKADIEREIWTPGKNTRASATDAYGTIEFQGGPHPTKAQYVRLAHDTRPEPIVQLLRHEWNLDLPKLLITVHGGRSNFELQPSLKKILRKGLLKAAKTTGAWIFTGGTNTGVTRQVGDALLLERSQRQGRVVSIGIAPWGILENAHELVGRGRDVPYHSIASPRSKYAVLNSRHAYFLLVDNGTGGRYGAEIMLRRKLEKYISNQKLHPYTHSSIPVVALVIEGGTNTIRAVLEYVTDDPPVPVVVCDGSGRAADLIAFMHKYATESTTGEKEGEGLLEGMREHLLGTIRRTFEVSVEQAEQLYSELLQCTRNKNLITVFRITQDRPQELDQTILTALFKSQQLSPAEQLSLALTWNRVDIARSEIFVYGQEWPPGALEQSMMQALQHDRIDFVKLLLENGVSMRKFLSIPRLEDLYNTKEGPSNTLGYILRDVRPHIPRGYVYTLHDIGLVINKLMGGAYRAQYTRRKFRAIYSRVMKKSAGHAHHAHAHRTMSNAAFAGRCYSVSGAAGKNDSLTMSLLAETLPGDRDTPLFDYPFNELLIWAVLTKRQQMALLMWQHGEEALAKALVALKLYKAMAHEAAEDDLETEVYDELRGYGKEFENIAVELLDFCYRQDDDQTQQLLTSELQNWSGQTCLSLAVTANHRPLLAHPCSQIILADLWMGGLRTRKNTNLKVILGLLCPPYITRLEFKSREELQLMPQTQEEHLIALEDEDEDSDYEQGLTPTMPQTQVQVHPEVEKRPRSSLSIRSKSSCSQQGIKALISNENGTVTVKETIVQENGKVMTDHEDYIHRFVHSPPEYYDIKTNRPLRLKKKLYEFYTAPITKFWASSIAYIVFLVLFSYCILVRMSHTPSWAEIYSIAYICTLGCEKIREIVSSEPATLSHKFSVWAWNMWNPCDAAAILFFQIGLILRLRLSSMETGRVIYCVDCIYWYLRILNILGVNKYLGPLVTMMGKMVKNMIYFVVLLLVVLMSFGVARQAILFPNSEPKWRILRDIFIEPYFMLYGEVYADNIDPDCGDEPGMIPCLPGRWITPLAMSVYLLVANILLINLLIAVFNNIFNEVNAVAHQVWMFQRFTVVMEYEQKPVLPPPLIIVSHIYLLIKYIIRYIRQGEMRSTEAYDNGLKLFLEADDMERLYDFEEECVEGYFREQELKLQMSTDERVKVTTERVENMHQKIEDINKKENNQNASLQAVEFRIRKLEELNEQTLAHLGVIHRFMATHTSHVDLLRIDGNMEQRTRRVSERSEPTSESDLHVQSPLLIPRRKKLLRSLTDAAFFPTTTPIEDEVPLRATVLSSVDNLSKNDSSLSGDRPVCRQDSKTSESHASHFSVDDKTENEIEEHDERAESVDVTLMPSEARRDSSGHPPSVKQSSRTLSEPDNFLAPPASGGQRGVTWAEPRVAVIPNNAGNNNASSNPRSVLLNMRAEYTSITDELETYCGLLSPPRTPPVSPPPRRGRYASEMSNPEMALHIEKEHLRDAEDCDYQLMEGLIHRRYMNESDMPEDTDAAGLDDGAFFLTVHSERRPLRRASAVEDETFRSRPTISVTREIEQTLARPPLRDNEIGAPVDDGLNTGPAPASETMC, encoded by the exons ATGGCTATCGGGAATGTGATTTGTGGCGCAAACACTCCaaaagtgaaacgaaagaag ACAACGGCACGGAGTTGGATAGAAGCTACTTTCCAGAAGAGAGAATGTGCCAAATTTATTCCTAGTCCACGAGATGAACATAG GTTGAAAGAGGTAGAAGGCGATAAGGATGCCCAGTATGACGTTATCACAACATCCAG ATGCTGCTGCGGccattcttttacttttcattgtGGGACCGGAGCAGATGTACAAACTTGTTCCACTGCTACCTCTGGCGAACAGAAAGCTGATATCGAGCGTGAGATATGGACTCCAGGCAAAAACACCAGAGCTAGTGCAACCGACGCGTATGGCACTATAGAATTTCAGGGCGGACCTCATCCCACCAAAGCTCAG TATGTGAGGCTAGCTCATGACACACGACCTGAACCAATAGTACAATTATTGAGGCATGAATGGAATCTGGATTTACCAAAGCTTCTGATTACTGTTCATGGCGGTAgatcgaatttcgaattacagccaagtttgaaaaaaatcttgagaAAGGGCCTTTTAAAAGCAGCAAAAACCACTGGTGCCTGGATCTTCACGGGGGGCACAAATACTG GTGTGACTCGTCAGGTTGGTGATGCACTACTTTTGGAGCGTTCCCAACGGCAAGGGAGAGTTGTCAGCATTGGTATAGCGCCTTGGGGTATCCTTGAAAATGCCCATGAACTAGTTGGCAGAGGTCGTGATGTACCCTATCATTCCATCGCATCTCCAAG ATCAAAATACGCGGTTCTGAACAGCAGACATGCCTATTTTCTTTTAGTCGATAATGGAACCGGAGGAAGATACGGAGCTGAAATTATGCTcagaagaaaattggaaaagtaCATATCCAATCAGAAACTGCATCCAT ATACGCACAGTAGTATTCCAGTTGTTGCACTGGTCATTGAGGGAGGAACCAATACGATCCGAGCAGTTCTTGAATATGTTACAGATGATCCCCCAGTTCCTGTCGTTGTATGCGATGGTTCTGGACGCGCAGCTGATCTTATTGCTTTTATGCACAA GTATGCGACAGAGAGCACCACGGGTGAAAAAGAAGGTGAAGGTCTATTGGAAGGGATGCGGGAGCATCTTTTGGGTACAATTCGTCGTACCTTTGAAGTATCTGTCGAACAGGCAGAGCAGCTTTACTCTGAGCTATTACAGTGCACACGCAACAAGAATCTC ATAACAGTATTTAGAATAACGCAAGATCGGCCTCAAGAACTGGATCAAACTATTCTCACGGCTTTGTTCAAATCTCAGCAGCTATCACCAGCGGAACAATTATCTTTAGCTTTAACTTGGAACAGAGTAGACATAGCTCGTAGTGAAATATTTGTTTATGGACAAGAGTGGCCTCCAGGCGCTCTCGAGCAATCTATGATGCAGGCTCTACAGCATGACCGTATTGATTTCGTCAAGCTGTTGTTGGAAAATGGGGTGTCCATGCGTAAATTTCTCTCTATTCCCCGTCTTGAAGATCTATATAACACC AAAGAGGGACCATCGAATACACTTGGCTATATATTGCGAGACGTCAGACCCCACATACCACGTGGCTATGTGTATACCTTACATGATATTGGTCTTgtgattaataaattaatgggTGGTGCTTATCGTGCTCAATATACACGCAGAAAGTTCAGAGCAATTTATTCGAGGGTGATGAAAAAGTCAGCGGGACATGCACACCATGCTCACGCCCACAGGACTATGTCTAACGCAGCCTTTGCAGGGCGTTGCTACTCTGTTAGCGGAGCTGCTGGAAAAAATGATAGTTTGACCATGAGTCTATTAGCTGAGACTCTACCTGGTGACCGAGATACTCCGTTGTTCGATTATCCTTTCAACGAATTACTAATTTGGGCTGTTTTAACTAAACGTCAGCAAATGGCGCTCCTAATGTGGCAACATGGAGAGGAAGCCTTGGCAAAGGCCCTTGTCGCTCTAAAACTTTATAAGGCAATGGCGCATGAAGCTGCTGAAGACGATCTTGAAACAGAGGTGTATGATGAATTGCGTGGATATGGAAaggaatttgagaatatcg CCGTAGAGCTTCTGGATTTTTGTTACCGACAAGACGATGATCAAACACAACAGTTGCTAACGTCCGAGCTTCAGAATTGGTCAGGTCAGACGTGTTTGTCGCTTGCCGTTACCGCCAATCATCGTCCTCTCCTTGCGCATCCTTGCAGTCAGATAATTCTTGCAGACCTCTGGATGGGTGGGCTACGAACTCGTAAAAATACGAATCTTAAG GTGATACTTGGCTTGTTGTGTCCACCTTACATTACAAGACTCGAATTTAAAAGTCGAGAGGAGCTACAGTTGATGCCACAGACACAAGAGGAGCATTTGATCGCTCTTGAAGATGAGGATGAAGATAGCGATTATGAACAGGGACTCACGCCAACCATGCCGCAGACGCAAGTTCAAGTACATCCAGAAGTTGAG aaACGTCCGCGTAGCAGCTTGAGCATTCGCAGCAAATCCTCTTGCAGCCAGCAAGGGATCAAG GCCTTGATTTCAAACGAAAACGGAACTGTCACCGTAAAAGAAACTATCGTCCAAGAGAACGGAAAAGTTATGACTGATCACGAGGATTATATTCATAGATTTGTTCACTCACCTCCTGAATATTACGATATTAAAACAAATCGACCACTACGCCTCAAGAAAAAGTTATACGAATTTTACACTGCTCCAATTACCAAGTTCTGGGCAAGCTCG ATCGCGTATATAGTTTTCTTGGTGCTATTTTCTTACTGTATTCTTGTGCGAATGAGCCACACACCTTCTTGGGCAGAGATTTATTCTATTGCTTACATTTGTACACTTGGCTGTGAAAAAATACGTGAAATTGTATCATCGGAACCAGCGACTTTGTCTCACAAATTCAGTGTGTGGGCTTGGAACATGTGGAATCCCTGCGACGCAGCTgccattctattttttcaaattggacTTATTCTACGGCTACGACTTTCCTCTATGGAAACAGGCCGCGTTATCTACTGTGTAGATTGCATATACTGGTACCTGCGAATACTTAATATTCTCGGCGTCAACAAGTACTTAG gTCCTCTGGTAACAATGATGGGAAAGATGGTGAAAAACATGATTTATTTTGTTGTGCTATTGCTAGTTGTTCTTATGAGTTTTGGCGTAGCTAGACAAGCTATTCTTTTCCCGAACAGTGAACCAAAGTGGCGGATTTTGCGAgac ATATTCATCGAACCGTATTTCATGCTTTACGGAGAGGTTTATGCCGACAATATTGATCCGGATTGTGGAGATGAACCAGGAATGATACCGTGCTTACCGGGTCGCTGGATAACACCGCTTGCTATGTCGGTCTACCTGTTAGTTGCGAATATACTTTTGATAAACCTCCTGATCGCTGTGTTCAACAACATTTTCAACGAAGTAAACGCTGTCGCACATCAAGTTTGGATGTTTCAACGTTTTACAGTTGTCATGGAATATGAACAGAAGCCAGTACTCCCGCCGCCATTAATTATCGTTTCgcacatttatttattgatcaaGTACATCATACGATATATACGACAAGGTGAGATGCGATCGACGGAAGCATACGATAATGGGCTGAAACTCTTCCTGGAGGCTGACGATATGGAGCGATTGTATGATTTTGAGGAGGAATGTGTGGAGGGATATTTCAGGGAGCAAGAACTCAAACTTCAGATGTCGACGGATGAGCGTGTCAAAGTAACGACGGAGCGAGTCGAGAACATGCATCAGAAGATCGAAGATATtaacaaaaaggaaaacaatcAAAACGCTTCATTGCAG GCGGTCGAATTCCGAATTCGTAAGTTGGAGGAATTGAATGAACAGACATTGGCCCATTTAGGCGTCATTCATCGTTTTATGGCAACACATACGTCGCATGTAGATCTTTTGAGGATAGACGGTAATATGGAACAGCGTACGAGGCGAGTGTCGGAACGGTCAGAACCAACGTCTGAGTCGGATCTGCACGTGCAATCACCTCTGCTCATCCCTCGGCGAAAGAAACTTCTAAGATCGCTAACGGACGCGGCATTTTTTCCTACAACCACACCGATAGAAGATGAAGTACCGCTGCGAGCGACGGTGCTTAGTTCGGTGGATAATCTTAGCAAAAACGATTCATCGCTCAGTGGGGATCGACCAGTTTGTCGTCAAGATTCCAAAACATCGGAAAGTCACGCGAGCCATTTCAGCGTCGATGATAAAACTGAAAACGAAATCGAAGAACATGATGAAAGAGCTGAGAGTGTAGATGTTACTTTGATGCCTTCTGAAGCCAGGCGAGATTCGTCTGGGCATCCTCCGTCCGTCAAGCAATCAAGTCGTACGCTTTCGGAGCCAGACAATTTTCTCGCACCTCCAGCTTCCGGGGGGCAGAGAGGTGTGACTTGGGCAGAACCCCGAGTTGCCGTGATACCTAATAACGCCGGAAACAACAACGCTTCTTCTAATCCGAGGTCCGTTCTTCTCAACATGCGGGCTGAGTACACGAGTATAACAGACGAACTTGAAACTTACTGCGGTTTGCTGAGCCCTCCGAGAACTCCTCCGGTCTCACCGCCTCCGCGTCGTGGAAGGTATGCTTCAGAAATGTCGAATCCTGAGATGGCACTTCACATTGAAAAAGAGCACTTGCGCGATGCTGAAGATTGCGATTATCAACTTATGGAGGGTCTGATACATCGACGGTATATGAACGAGTCTGATATGCCGGAGGATACCGACGCAGCCGGGCTTGACGacggagctttttttcttacggtaCACAGCGAAAGACGACCACTTAGGAGAGCATCCGCGGTCGAAGATGAAACTTTCAGGTCACGGCCTACCATCAGCGTTACTAGAGAAATCGAACAGACTTTAGCTCGACCGCCTCTAAGGGACAACGAAATTGGTGCGCCCGTTGATGACGGTCTTAACACCGGCCCAGCACCAGCCTCGGAGACTATGTGCTGA
- the LOC105688855 gene encoding transient receptor potential cation channel trpm isoform X4, with product MAIGNVICGANTPKVKRKKVKTTARSWIEATFQKRECAKFIPSPRDEHRCCCGHSFTFHCGTGADVQTCSTATSGEQKADIEREIWTPGKNTRASATDAYGTIEFQGGPHPTKAQYVRLAHDTRPEPIVQLLRHEWNLDLPKLLITVHGGRSNFELQPSLKKILRKGLLKAAKTTGAWIFTGGTNTGVTRQVGDALLLERSQRQGRVVSIGIAPWGILENAHELVGRGRDVPYHSIASPRSKYAVLNSRHAYFLLVDNGTGGRYGAEIMLRRKLEKYISNQKLHPYTHSSIPVVALVIEGGTNTIRAVLEYVTDDPPVPVVVCDGSGRAADLIAFMHKYATESTTGEKEGEGLLEGMREHLLGTIRRTFEVSVEQAEQLYSELLQCTRNKNLITVFRITQDRPQELDQTILTALFKSQQLSPAEQLSLALTWNRVDIARSEIFVYGQEWPPGALEQSMMQALQHDRIDFVKLLLENGVSMRKFLSIPRLEDLYNTKEGPSNTLGYILRDVRPHIPRGYVYTLHDIGLVINKLMGGAYRAQYTRRKFRAIYSRVMKKSAGHAHHAHAHRTMSNAAFAGRCYSVSGAAGKNDSLTMSLLAETLPGDRDTPLFDYPFNELLIWAVLTKRQQMALLMWQHGEEALAKALVALKLYKAMAHEAAEDDLETEVYDELRGYGKEFENIAVELLDFCYRQDDDQTQQLLTSELQNWSGQTCLSLAVTANHRPLLAHPCSQIILADLWMGGLRTRKNTNLKVILGLLCPPYITRLEFKSREELQLMPQTQEEHLIALEDEDEDSDYEQGLTPTMPQTQVQVHPEVEKRPRSSLSIRSKSSCSQQGIKALISNENGTVTVKETIVQENGKVMTDHEDYIHRFVHSPPEYYDIKTNRPLRLKKKLYEFYTAPITKFWASSIAYIVFLVLFSYCILVRMSHTPSWAEIYSIAYICTLGCEKIREIVSSEPATLSHKFSVWAWNMWNPCDAAAILFFQIGLILRLRLSSMETGRVIYCVDCIYWYLRILNILGVNKYLGPLVTMMGKMVKNMIYFVVLLLVVLMSFGVARQAILFPNSEPKWRILRDIFIEPYFMLYGEVYADNIDPDCGDEPGMIPCLPGRWITPLAMSVYLLVANILLINLLIAVFNNIFNEVNAVAHQVWMFQRFTVVMEYEQKPVLPPPLIIVSHIYLLIKYIIRYIRQGEMRSTEAYDNGLKLFLEADDMERLYDFEEECVEGYFREQELKLQMSTDERVKVTTERVENMHQKIEDINKKENNQNASLQAVEFRIRKLEELNEQTLAHLGVIHRFMATHTSHVDLLRIDGNMEQRTRRVSERSEPTSESDLHVQSPLLIPRRKKLLRSLTDAAFFPTTTPIEDEVPLRATVLSSVDNLSKNDSSLSGDRPVCRQDSKTSESHASHFSVDDKTENEIEEHDERAESVDVTLMPSEARRDSSGHPPSVKQSSRTLSEPDNFLAPPASGGQRGVTWAEPRVAVIPNNAGNNNASSNPRSVLLNMRAEYTSITDELETYCGLLSPPRTPPVSPPPRRGRYASEMSNPEMALHIEKEHLRDAEDCDYQLMEGLIHRRYMNESDMPEDTDAAGLDDGAFFLTVHSERRPLRRASAVEDETFRSRPTISVTREIEQTLARPPLRDNEIGAPVDDGLNTGPAPASETMC from the exons ATGGCTATCGGGAATGTGATTTGTGGCGCAAACACTCCaaaagtgaaacgaaagaagGTCAAG ACAACGGCACGGAGTTGGATAGAAGCTACTTTCCAGAAGAGAGAATGTGCCAAATTTATTCCTAGTCCACGAGATGAACATAG ATGCTGCTGCGGccattcttttacttttcattgtGGGACCGGAGCAGATGTACAAACTTGTTCCACTGCTACCTCTGGCGAACAGAAAGCTGATATCGAGCGTGAGATATGGACTCCAGGCAAAAACACCAGAGCTAGTGCAACCGACGCGTATGGCACTATAGAATTTCAGGGCGGACCTCATCCCACCAAAGCTCAG TATGTGAGGCTAGCTCATGACACACGACCTGAACCAATAGTACAATTATTGAGGCATGAATGGAATCTGGATTTACCAAAGCTTCTGATTACTGTTCATGGCGGTAgatcgaatttcgaattacagccaagtttgaaaaaaatcttgagaAAGGGCCTTTTAAAAGCAGCAAAAACCACTGGTGCCTGGATCTTCACGGGGGGCACAAATACTG GTGTGACTCGTCAGGTTGGTGATGCACTACTTTTGGAGCGTTCCCAACGGCAAGGGAGAGTTGTCAGCATTGGTATAGCGCCTTGGGGTATCCTTGAAAATGCCCATGAACTAGTTGGCAGAGGTCGTGATGTACCCTATCATTCCATCGCATCTCCAAG ATCAAAATACGCGGTTCTGAACAGCAGACATGCCTATTTTCTTTTAGTCGATAATGGAACCGGAGGAAGATACGGAGCTGAAATTATGCTcagaagaaaattggaaaagtaCATATCCAATCAGAAACTGCATCCAT ATACGCACAGTAGTATTCCAGTTGTTGCACTGGTCATTGAGGGAGGAACCAATACGATCCGAGCAGTTCTTGAATATGTTACAGATGATCCCCCAGTTCCTGTCGTTGTATGCGATGGTTCTGGACGCGCAGCTGATCTTATTGCTTTTATGCACAA GTATGCGACAGAGAGCACCACGGGTGAAAAAGAAGGTGAAGGTCTATTGGAAGGGATGCGGGAGCATCTTTTGGGTACAATTCGTCGTACCTTTGAAGTATCTGTCGAACAGGCAGAGCAGCTTTACTCTGAGCTATTACAGTGCACACGCAACAAGAATCTC ATAACAGTATTTAGAATAACGCAAGATCGGCCTCAAGAACTGGATCAAACTATTCTCACGGCTTTGTTCAAATCTCAGCAGCTATCACCAGCGGAACAATTATCTTTAGCTTTAACTTGGAACAGAGTAGACATAGCTCGTAGTGAAATATTTGTTTATGGACAAGAGTGGCCTCCAGGCGCTCTCGAGCAATCTATGATGCAGGCTCTACAGCATGACCGTATTGATTTCGTCAAGCTGTTGTTGGAAAATGGGGTGTCCATGCGTAAATTTCTCTCTATTCCCCGTCTTGAAGATCTATATAACACC AAAGAGGGACCATCGAATACACTTGGCTATATATTGCGAGACGTCAGACCCCACATACCACGTGGCTATGTGTATACCTTACATGATATTGGTCTTgtgattaataaattaatgggTGGTGCTTATCGTGCTCAATATACACGCAGAAAGTTCAGAGCAATTTATTCGAGGGTGATGAAAAAGTCAGCGGGACATGCACACCATGCTCACGCCCACAGGACTATGTCTAACGCAGCCTTTGCAGGGCGTTGCTACTCTGTTAGCGGAGCTGCTGGAAAAAATGATAGTTTGACCATGAGTCTATTAGCTGAGACTCTACCTGGTGACCGAGATACTCCGTTGTTCGATTATCCTTTCAACGAATTACTAATTTGGGCTGTTTTAACTAAACGTCAGCAAATGGCGCTCCTAATGTGGCAACATGGAGAGGAAGCCTTGGCAAAGGCCCTTGTCGCTCTAAAACTTTATAAGGCAATGGCGCATGAAGCTGCTGAAGACGATCTTGAAACAGAGGTGTATGATGAATTGCGTGGATATGGAAaggaatttgagaatatcg CCGTAGAGCTTCTGGATTTTTGTTACCGACAAGACGATGATCAAACACAACAGTTGCTAACGTCCGAGCTTCAGAATTGGTCAGGTCAGACGTGTTTGTCGCTTGCCGTTACCGCCAATCATCGTCCTCTCCTTGCGCATCCTTGCAGTCAGATAATTCTTGCAGACCTCTGGATGGGTGGGCTACGAACTCGTAAAAATACGAATCTTAAG GTGATACTTGGCTTGTTGTGTCCACCTTACATTACAAGACTCGAATTTAAAAGTCGAGAGGAGCTACAGTTGATGCCACAGACACAAGAGGAGCATTTGATCGCTCTTGAAGATGAGGATGAAGATAGCGATTATGAACAGGGACTCACGCCAACCATGCCGCAGACGCAAGTTCAAGTACATCCAGAAGTTGAG aaACGTCCGCGTAGCAGCTTGAGCATTCGCAGCAAATCCTCTTGCAGCCAGCAAGGGATCAAG GCCTTGATTTCAAACGAAAACGGAACTGTCACCGTAAAAGAAACTATCGTCCAAGAGAACGGAAAAGTTATGACTGATCACGAGGATTATATTCATAGATTTGTTCACTCACCTCCTGAATATTACGATATTAAAACAAATCGACCACTACGCCTCAAGAAAAAGTTATACGAATTTTACACTGCTCCAATTACCAAGTTCTGGGCAAGCTCG ATCGCGTATATAGTTTTCTTGGTGCTATTTTCTTACTGTATTCTTGTGCGAATGAGCCACACACCTTCTTGGGCAGAGATTTATTCTATTGCTTACATTTGTACACTTGGCTGTGAAAAAATACGTGAAATTGTATCATCGGAACCAGCGACTTTGTCTCACAAATTCAGTGTGTGGGCTTGGAACATGTGGAATCCCTGCGACGCAGCTgccattctattttttcaaattggacTTATTCTACGGCTACGACTTTCCTCTATGGAAACAGGCCGCGTTATCTACTGTGTAGATTGCATATACTGGTACCTGCGAATACTTAATATTCTCGGCGTCAACAAGTACTTAG gTCCTCTGGTAACAATGATGGGAAAGATGGTGAAAAACATGATTTATTTTGTTGTGCTATTGCTAGTTGTTCTTATGAGTTTTGGCGTAGCTAGACAAGCTATTCTTTTCCCGAACAGTGAACCAAAGTGGCGGATTTTGCGAgac ATATTCATCGAACCGTATTTCATGCTTTACGGAGAGGTTTATGCCGACAATATTGATCCGGATTGTGGAGATGAACCAGGAATGATACCGTGCTTACCGGGTCGCTGGATAACACCGCTTGCTATGTCGGTCTACCTGTTAGTTGCGAATATACTTTTGATAAACCTCCTGATCGCTGTGTTCAACAACATTTTCAACGAAGTAAACGCTGTCGCACATCAAGTTTGGATGTTTCAACGTTTTACAGTTGTCATGGAATATGAACAGAAGCCAGTACTCCCGCCGCCATTAATTATCGTTTCgcacatttatttattgatcaaGTACATCATACGATATATACGACAAGGTGAGATGCGATCGACGGAAGCATACGATAATGGGCTGAAACTCTTCCTGGAGGCTGACGATATGGAGCGATTGTATGATTTTGAGGAGGAATGTGTGGAGGGATATTTCAGGGAGCAAGAACTCAAACTTCAGATGTCGACGGATGAGCGTGTCAAAGTAACGACGGAGCGAGTCGAGAACATGCATCAGAAGATCGAAGATATtaacaaaaaggaaaacaatcAAAACGCTTCATTGCAG GCGGTCGAATTCCGAATTCGTAAGTTGGAGGAATTGAATGAACAGACATTGGCCCATTTAGGCGTCATTCATCGTTTTATGGCAACACATACGTCGCATGTAGATCTTTTGAGGATAGACGGTAATATGGAACAGCGTACGAGGCGAGTGTCGGAACGGTCAGAACCAACGTCTGAGTCGGATCTGCACGTGCAATCACCTCTGCTCATCCCTCGGCGAAAGAAACTTCTAAGATCGCTAACGGACGCGGCATTTTTTCCTACAACCACACCGATAGAAGATGAAGTACCGCTGCGAGCGACGGTGCTTAGTTCGGTGGATAATCTTAGCAAAAACGATTCATCGCTCAGTGGGGATCGACCAGTTTGTCGTCAAGATTCCAAAACATCGGAAAGTCACGCGAGCCATTTCAGCGTCGATGATAAAACTGAAAACGAAATCGAAGAACATGATGAAAGAGCTGAGAGTGTAGATGTTACTTTGATGCCTTCTGAAGCCAGGCGAGATTCGTCTGGGCATCCTCCGTCCGTCAAGCAATCAAGTCGTACGCTTTCGGAGCCAGACAATTTTCTCGCACCTCCAGCTTCCGGGGGGCAGAGAGGTGTGACTTGGGCAGAACCCCGAGTTGCCGTGATACCTAATAACGCCGGAAACAACAACGCTTCTTCTAATCCGAGGTCCGTTCTTCTCAACATGCGGGCTGAGTACACGAGTATAACAGACGAACTTGAAACTTACTGCGGTTTGCTGAGCCCTCCGAGAACTCCTCCGGTCTCACCGCCTCCGCGTCGTGGAAGGTATGCTTCAGAAATGTCGAATCCTGAGATGGCACTTCACATTGAAAAAGAGCACTTGCGCGATGCTGAAGATTGCGATTATCAACTTATGGAGGGTCTGATACATCGACGGTATATGAACGAGTCTGATATGCCGGAGGATACCGACGCAGCCGGGCTTGACGacggagctttttttcttacggtaCACAGCGAAAGACGACCACTTAGGAGAGCATCCGCGGTCGAAGATGAAACTTTCAGGTCACGGCCTACCATCAGCGTTACTAGAGAAATCGAACAGACTTTAGCTCGACCGCCTCTAAGGGACAACGAAATTGGTGCGCCCGTTGATGACGGTCTTAACACCGGCCCAGCACCAGCCTCGGAGACTATGTGCTGA